In Lineus longissimus chromosome 13, tnLinLong1.2, whole genome shotgun sequence, one genomic interval encodes:
- the LOC135498271 gene encoding eukaryotic translation initiation factor 4B-like isoform X6, with amino-acid sequence MAAQPTATGKKKQKKQKGVTLHLNEFLDEGEPGISLVLQNKDWAAEMENEEGNDDYYDPYGSSSKPAISRTQLPSAPRSARQGELYDVDKLPSKPPYTAFIGNLPYDVCDDEIQCFFKNLPVKSVRLPNDGGRYKGFGYAEFEDKASLIEALGFNDEMMRNRKVRVDLADQNQQGDERGSGQNSGGDPNRTDDSDWRRKPADDEGSSRGGSSYGRDDRDRGFSRDGDRGGFSNRDRDGDDSKWRRDGDSDRGGYDRDDRNGPRNRDDDRRDNRRGYGGDRDRGYGGDRDRGYGGDRDRGYGGDRDRGYGGDRDRGYGGDRDRGYGGGRDGGDRDRGYGERDRGYGGGRRDDRYDDRDGGGRRQFGSGFRGGGRDDSSRYSSDRNEDRYRRNDDDRDEGPKERPRLNLKPRTKPIEEVSKPVSKSDVPKSSIFGSAKPVDTAQRERQIEERLRRQQEEEEEKENRERKRDREMQYRDIRLTEGPRSHRSDRSDESTEEKRESRRERKSSSGSASGKGMRTVAPPPTTRRDSDREHHPRRDSEKSNHSDVFEDEKKSPVKPISPRCDEPPPKLVPAPPPKENIWERRKTEQKPADAPPKSNSRPAEESRQANNERPRNDDHRHDERRTQNDDRRRDDDRRRDNYDRRGDDRRQDNGNRRGDDRRRDHDDRRQEPSSQKPISPEAAPPVNAWSRGKPNIEADSSKENFWAKRSQERVDTDDGGRGGGRGVPRGGRGGRGGSRGGRGGGADRGGRRDARPVPTSLEDMPKLEESKSKDFADSNKFSHLDEDVGAE; translated from the exons cgGCTACCGgaaaaaagaaacagaaaaagcAGAAGGGTGTGACCCTTCACCTAAACGAGTTTTTAGATGAAGGGGAACCCGGCATCAGCTTGGTCCTGCAGAACAAGGACTGGGCGGCAGAAATGGAGAATGAAGAGGGAAACG ATGACTATTACGATCCTTACGGCAGCTCCTCTAAGCCAGCGATCAGCAGGACACAGCTGCCAAGTGCACCAAGATCTGCTCGTCAGGGCGAGCTATACGACGTTGATAAACTGCCCTCTAAACCGCCATACACAGCATTTATTGGGAACCTCCCTTACGATGTCTGTGATGACGAAATTCAGTGCTTCTTCAAGAATTTACCG GTGAAGTCTGTGCGTCTTCCCAATGATGGAGGGCGATACAAAGGATTTGGCTATGCCGAGTTTGAAGACAAGGCGTCCCTTATTGAGGCTTTAGGTTTCAATGATGAG ATGATGCGAAACAGGAAGGTGCGTGTTGATCTTGCTGATCAGAACCAGCAGGGAGATGAGCGTGGCAGCGGTCAAAATAGTGGTGGTGATCCGAATAGGACAGATGACTCTGATTGGAGGAGAAAACCAGCAGACGATG AGGGTAGTAGTCGAGGTGGCAGCAGCTATGGCCGTGATGATCGAGATCGGGGATTCAGCAGAGATGGTGACCGCGGTGGCTTCAGCAACCGAGACAGAGATGGAGACGATTCAAAATGGAGGCGAGATGGTGACAGTGACCGTGGTGGTTATGATCGTGATGATCGCAACGGTCCACGTAACCGTGATGATGATAGACGCGATAATAGGCGGGGTTATGGAGGCGATAGAGATCGCGGTTACGGAGGCGATAGAGATCGCGGTTATGGAGGCGATAGAGATCGCGGTTATGGAGGCGATAGAGATCGCGGTTATGGCGGAGATCGTGATCGCGGTTATGGAGGCGATAGAGATCGCGGGTATGGAGGCGGACGTGATGGTGGAGATCGTGATCGGGGATACGGGGAACGAGATCGGGGCTATGGCGGTGGAAGAAGAGACGACCGATATGATGACCGTGATGGCGGAG GTCGTCGGCAGTTCGGTAGTGGCTTCCGAGGGGGTGGACGCGATGATAG TTCTAGATATTCCTCGGATCGCAATGAAGACCGATATCGTCGTAATGACGATGATCGAG ACGAGGGTCCTAAGGAGAGGCCACGACTTAATCTCAAGCCTCGTACTAAACCGATTGAGGAGGTCAGCAAACCGGTCAGTAAATCGGACGTTCCAAAATCTTCCATATTTGGCAGCGCAAAACCAGTGGATACGGCGCAGCGGGAACGGCAGATTGAGGAGAGGTTACGTAGACaacaggaggaggaggaagagaagGAAAATAGAGAGAGAAAAAG AGATCGTGAGATGCAATATCGGGATATCCGATTAACGGAAGGTCCCAGGTCACATCGGTCAGATAGAAGTGACGAATCAACAGAGGAAAAACGTGAGTCTCGACGCGAAAGAAAGTCTAGTTCAGGTTCAGCGTCGGGGAAAGGTATGAGGACAG ttGCGCCCCCACCCACGACGAGAAGAGACAGCGATCGTGAGCATCATCCGAGACGCGATAGTGAAAAATCAAATCATTCAGACGTATTTGAAGATGAGAAGAAAAGCCCCGTGAAGCCGATATCACCGCGATGTGATGAGCCGCCACCAAAGTTAGTTCCTGCACCGCCCCCAAAGGAAAATATCTGGGAGCGGAGAAAGACTGAGCAAAAGCCAGCGGATGCTCCGCCAAAATCCAATTCTCGTCCAGCAGAGGAGAGTAGGCAGGCCAATAATGAGCGTCCTCGGAATGATGATCATCGACATGATGAGCGCCGCACTCAGAATGATGACCGTCGCCGTGATGACGATCGTCGACGAGATAATTATGATCGCCGTGGTGATGATCGACGACAGGATAATGGCAATCGCCGTGGTGACGATCGCCGACGAGATCATGATGATCGTCGACAAGAACCTTCCAGTCAAAAG CCCATATCTCCTGAAGCTGCTCCACCTGTGAACGCCTGGTCTCGTGGGAAACCTAACATCGAGGCCGACTCTTCAAAGGAGAATTTCTGGGCAAAACGCTCCCAGGAACGTGTGGATACTGATGATGGAGGACGTGGTGGTGGTCGCGGGGTGCCCCGTGGTGGACGTGGAGGGCGCGGGGGTTCCAGAGGGGGACGGGGTGGTGGCGCAGACAGAGGGGGAAG AAGGGATGCGCGCCCAGTGCCCACATCTCTTGAAGATATGCCTAAGCTGGAGGAATCCAAATCAAAG GATTTTGCGGATTCAAATAAATTCTCTCATCTCGACGAAGACGTTGGCGCCGAATAG
- the LOC135498271 gene encoding eukaryotic translation initiation factor 4B-like isoform X4 has translation MAAQPTATGKKKQKKQKGVTLHLNEFLDEGEPGISLVLQNKDWAAEMENEEGNDDYYDPYGSSSKPAISRTQLPSAPRSARQGELYDVDKLPSKPPYTAFIGNLPYDVCDDEIQCFFKNLPVKSVRLPNDGGRYKGFGYAEFEDKASLIEALGFNDEMMRNRKVRVDLADQNQQGDERGSGQNSGGDPNRTDDSDWRRKPADDEGSSRGGSSYGRDDRDRGFSRDGDRGGFSNRDRDGDDSKWRRDGDSDRGGYDRDDRNGPRNRDDDRRDNRRGYGGDRDRGYGGDRDRGYGGDRDRGYGGDRDRGYGGDRDRGYGGDRDRGYGGGRDGGDRDRGYGERDRGYGGGRRDDRYDDRDGGGRRQFGSGFRGGGRDDSSRYSSDRNEDRYRRNDDDRGKPDEGSPPTEQDEGPKERPRLNLKPRTKPIEEVSKPVSKSDVPKSSIFGSAKPVDTAQRERQIEERLRRQQEEEEEKENRERKRDREMQYRDIRLTEGPRSHRSDRSDESTEEKRESRRERKSSSGSASGKGMRTVAPPPTTRRDSDREHHPRRDSEKSNHSDVFEDEKKSPVKPISPRCDEPPPKLVPAPPPKENIWERRKTEQKPADAPPKSNSRPAEESRQANNERPRNDDHRHDERRTQNDDRRRDDDRRRDNYDRRGDDRRQDNGNRRGDDRRRDHDDRRQEPSSQKPISPEAAPPVNAWSRGKPNIEADSSKENFWAKRSQERVDTDDGGRGGGRGVPRGGRGGRGGSRGGRGGGADRGGRRDARPVPTSLEDMPKLEESKSKDFADSNKFSHLDEDVGAE, from the exons cgGCTACCGgaaaaaagaaacagaaaaagcAGAAGGGTGTGACCCTTCACCTAAACGAGTTTTTAGATGAAGGGGAACCCGGCATCAGCTTGGTCCTGCAGAACAAGGACTGGGCGGCAGAAATGGAGAATGAAGAGGGAAACG ATGACTATTACGATCCTTACGGCAGCTCCTCTAAGCCAGCGATCAGCAGGACACAGCTGCCAAGTGCACCAAGATCTGCTCGTCAGGGCGAGCTATACGACGTTGATAAACTGCCCTCTAAACCGCCATACACAGCATTTATTGGGAACCTCCCTTACGATGTCTGTGATGACGAAATTCAGTGCTTCTTCAAGAATTTACCG GTGAAGTCTGTGCGTCTTCCCAATGATGGAGGGCGATACAAAGGATTTGGCTATGCCGAGTTTGAAGACAAGGCGTCCCTTATTGAGGCTTTAGGTTTCAATGATGAG ATGATGCGAAACAGGAAGGTGCGTGTTGATCTTGCTGATCAGAACCAGCAGGGAGATGAGCGTGGCAGCGGTCAAAATAGTGGTGGTGATCCGAATAGGACAGATGACTCTGATTGGAGGAGAAAACCAGCAGACGATG AGGGTAGTAGTCGAGGTGGCAGCAGCTATGGCCGTGATGATCGAGATCGGGGATTCAGCAGAGATGGTGACCGCGGTGGCTTCAGCAACCGAGACAGAGATGGAGACGATTCAAAATGGAGGCGAGATGGTGACAGTGACCGTGGTGGTTATGATCGTGATGATCGCAACGGTCCACGTAACCGTGATGATGATAGACGCGATAATAGGCGGGGTTATGGAGGCGATAGAGATCGCGGTTACGGAGGCGATAGAGATCGCGGTTATGGAGGCGATAGAGATCGCGGTTATGGAGGCGATAGAGATCGCGGTTATGGCGGAGATCGTGATCGCGGTTATGGAGGCGATAGAGATCGCGGGTATGGAGGCGGACGTGATGGTGGAGATCGTGATCGGGGATACGGGGAACGAGATCGGGGCTATGGCGGTGGAAGAAGAGACGACCGATATGATGACCGTGATGGCGGAG GTCGTCGGCAGTTCGGTAGTGGCTTCCGAGGGGGTGGACGCGATGATAG TTCTAGATATTCCTCGGATCGCAATGAAGACCGATATCGTCGTAATGACGATGATCGAGGTAAGCCTGACGAAGGTAGCCCTCCCACCGAACAAG ACGAGGGTCCTAAGGAGAGGCCACGACTTAATCTCAAGCCTCGTACTAAACCGATTGAGGAGGTCAGCAAACCGGTCAGTAAATCGGACGTTCCAAAATCTTCCATATTTGGCAGCGCAAAACCAGTGGATACGGCGCAGCGGGAACGGCAGATTGAGGAGAGGTTACGTAGACaacaggaggaggaggaagagaagGAAAATAGAGAGAGAAAAAG AGATCGTGAGATGCAATATCGGGATATCCGATTAACGGAAGGTCCCAGGTCACATCGGTCAGATAGAAGTGACGAATCAACAGAGGAAAAACGTGAGTCTCGACGCGAAAGAAAGTCTAGTTCAGGTTCAGCGTCGGGGAAAGGTATGAGGACAG ttGCGCCCCCACCCACGACGAGAAGAGACAGCGATCGTGAGCATCATCCGAGACGCGATAGTGAAAAATCAAATCATTCAGACGTATTTGAAGATGAGAAGAAAAGCCCCGTGAAGCCGATATCACCGCGATGTGATGAGCCGCCACCAAAGTTAGTTCCTGCACCGCCCCCAAAGGAAAATATCTGGGAGCGGAGAAAGACTGAGCAAAAGCCAGCGGATGCTCCGCCAAAATCCAATTCTCGTCCAGCAGAGGAGAGTAGGCAGGCCAATAATGAGCGTCCTCGGAATGATGATCATCGACATGATGAGCGCCGCACTCAGAATGATGACCGTCGCCGTGATGACGATCGTCGACGAGATAATTATGATCGCCGTGGTGATGATCGACGACAGGATAATGGCAATCGCCGTGGTGACGATCGCCGACGAGATCATGATGATCGTCGACAAGAACCTTCCAGTCAAAAG CCCATATCTCCTGAAGCTGCTCCACCTGTGAACGCCTGGTCTCGTGGGAAACCTAACATCGAGGCCGACTCTTCAAAGGAGAATTTCTGGGCAAAACGCTCCCAGGAACGTGTGGATACTGATGATGGAGGACGTGGTGGTGGTCGCGGGGTGCCCCGTGGTGGACGTGGAGGGCGCGGGGGTTCCAGAGGGGGACGGGGTGGTGGCGCAGACAGAGGGGGAAG AAGGGATGCGCGCCCAGTGCCCACATCTCTTGAAGATATGCCTAAGCTGGAGGAATCCAAATCAAAG GATTTTGCGGATTCAAATAAATTCTCTCATCTCGACGAAGACGTTGGCGCCGAATAG